In the Ursus arctos isolate Adak ecotype North America unplaced genomic scaffold, UrsArc2.0 scaffold_19, whole genome shotgun sequence genome, one interval contains:
- the LOC113250133 gene encoding vomeronasal type-1 receptor 4-like, which translates to MATRDLAVGVIILSQTVLGVLGNFSVLCRYVLLHIAGCKARCTDLILRHLTVANVLVVLSNGVPQTLAAFGLRHSASDFRCSLLSFVRRVARNVSMESTCLLSVFQVITVSPQNSRWAVLKGKAPKYTVPSTTLCWILNVLMNTIFPLSVTGEGIDANFTRKRDLGYCCAVLYNMTTASLFTAWLSITNVFSLGLMLGASGSLVVILYRHKQRVRHIHTNTVSARSSAESRATQSVLLLPLCAPEHGCLHGVQTQVCLQKE; encoded by the exons ATGGCCACGAGGGATCTGGCGGTGGGCGTGATCATCTTATCACAGACTGTGCTGGGAGTCCTGGGGAACTTCTCTGTTCTGTGCCGTTATGTCCTCCTCCACATTGCTGGGTGCAAGGCAAGGTGCACGGATCTCATCCTCAGGCACCTGACTGTTGCCAACGTCTTGGTCGTTCTCTCTAACGGCGTCCCCCAGACGTTGGCAGCTTTTGGGTTGAGACATTCCGCCAGTGACTTTAGATGCagccttctttcctttgttcGGAGAGTGGCCAGGAATGTGTCCATGGAGAGCACCTGCCTCCTGAGTGTCTTCCAGGTCATCACGGTCAGCCCCCAGAACTCCAGGTGGGCCGTGCTGAAAGGGAAAGCTCCCAAGTACACCGTCCCCTCCACCACCCTGTGCTGGATCCTGAACGTACTGATGAATAccatttttcccctctctgtgaCTGGCGAGGGGATCGATGCAAACTTCACGAGGAAAAGGGATTTAGGGTACTGTTGTGCAGTACTTTACAATATGACCACAGCCTCGCTGTTCACAGCATGGCTCTCAATCACTAACGTGTTCTCTCTGGGGCTCATGCTCGGGGCCAGCGGCTCCCTGGTTGTCATCCTGTACAGGCACAAGCAGCGGGTCCGGCACATTCACACGAACACTGTCTCCGCCAGATCCTCTGCGGAGTCCAGAGCCACCCAGAGTGTCCTTCTCCTG CCCCTGTGTGCTCCTGAACACGGGTGTCTCCACGGTGTCCAGACCCAGGTTTGCCTGCAGAAGGAGTAA